The sequence GGAGTCGCGCATGCGCTCATAGAACGCCTTGCCCCCGAGCCGAAACGCCAGTTCGCCCCAAAGCGTGAGGATTTTGCGCCCCTCCACCTCGCGGCCATTTCTGGCATCCAGTTCCCGACAATCTAAGACCGCTACGCGGATGCCCGGCGGAATCGTCCGCAGGTTGAGACGTTCTAAGATCGGGCGCACCGCCTCGGCCTCTCCGGAGGCGTCAGGATGCTTGCAGAGATGGTAAAGCGCCGCCATCGTGTGCGTCTTGCCTCCGCCAAAGGGCGTTTCTAGCCTCAATATGGGAGCGCCAACGCCGCCTGCAGCGCACAATCGCCCCAAGACGCGCTCCATCAAATTCGCCAGGCTTCGGGTCATGAAGGTTTTGACGAAAAATCGCTCCGGGTCGGTATAATCCCTATCGGCAGTCCCTTGCTCCACATGGTGCAGGCTGACCGCAAAAAGCGATGGGTCAAGGTCTTTCGCGAACACATCTCCATGAGGTTCACAAATCTCCCATACTCGCTTTATGTTTTTGCTTGCCATCTCGGCACCCTCCTATATCGGTAAACTCAACTGCCGGCGCTCTTCAATGGCCCGCATCGCCTGCTTGGTCAAAGTGGTCCGCGCCGGAAGCAGTTGCCCAAGCGCAGTAACTTCATCCGACAACCCGCTTTTCTCCCATTCGCGCTCGCTTTCGTAGAGCGCCTGAGCAGCTCGCCAGAAAGCGTGGTCTTCATCGTGAAAGCCCCCGAGGGCCAGAAAACTCGTCAAGCCCTCCGTTTCGCCGCGCTTCCAGAAAAACAGCGCAAGATGCAGCACATCAATCAGGGGAAGGGTATGAACTTGCCCGTCTTCGAGCGCCTTCCTTAGCGGGCGTAACGAGTTTTCATCCCGTAGCCTTTCCCAGAACGTGGGGAGTGTCACCTGGTCTCCCTTGCGGGATACCAAGCGTTGCTCGGTGCTCAGCCGATCCAGTTCGGCTCCGAGCGATTTCGCCAATTTGTTCGCCTCATCAAAGGAAAGCGTCTGGTCACCGTAAGCCCAGCGATAGAGCACATAAAGGCGCGTGGGAGCATCAACCAGCCCCAGCCCTTGACCCAGGCGTTCCAGAGCATAGTTGGCTACCAGCGTGCGCACTTCATCGAGGAGCTCTTCCACGCCGACCTCGCGGCCGTCGGGTCTGAGCACCTTGCGGTAACGCCCGAAGACGCCCACGGCCGGACCGATGGCGGAGATGAAAAAGTCCGCACCGCGAATCCCCGCATCCCAGAACTGCATAAGGCGCTCGCGCACGACTTCTCTCAGCTCGCCTCGCACCTCGTGATACCAGCCGGTGGGTGCCTCTGGGGACCTTCGGCGACAGGTCATCAGGATGGTGCTTTGCACCGCGCCTTTGCCCCGTTGATGGGTGGAGGCTTCCATCTCCGTGTGCACGGGCCAGGAGGCTGTGGGATAAAGCCCCGCATCCAGAAGGCTCTGGATGAGGCGTTCCCAGGCGGCTGTGGAGCGATGGGTGAACATGACCACGCAGATCCCTTCGGGCTTGAGGACGCGGTAGATCTACTTGAAAGACTGCTGCATGAGCCTCCGGTAATGGGCTTCGGCGATCTGCTCGCCTCTTTTGCCGCCGCCGAAGCGGGCGGGGTTAACGACCGCTTCCTCGTCCTTTGGCGTAAGTTCCGTCTGGAAAGCCTCAGGGTAAAGATCGCCCACCGCGCGCCGCAGCCAGACATAGAAGAAGTCGGAAAGATCCGCATAGGGCACATTGTCCGCATAGGGCGGGTCAATAACGACGGCGTCAAAGGTATCGGCGGCAAAGGTAAGGGAAGTTGCCGATCCCAGATGGGCACTGCCAATTTCAGGGGTGTGGCTTTCGCGTTGACAAACCGTCATAATCCGCTCTAAAGATGCCTGCCAACTTCCAGAAGCGCCGGCGACAGTATTCGCTTCCGCGTATGACCACTGCATATGCAAGTTGTGTCCAGAGAAGGTGTTCCACATCGTCTCGGCTCGGTTATCCCATCCTGACAGGAGGCCGTTGTAGTTCTCCACATTTCCCATCGCAAGCCCCAGATATGTCCCCACCGCCTTCGCGAACTCAGCGTCGCCGGTCTCACGCAAGATTTCCTGATGTGCCGCCCGCACCCACTTGCCGAAGGTGCACAGCGCCAAAAGCTGGCGGGGATTGAAAAGTTCGTACCATTTTTGAAATCCATAGCCACGGCCACTTACGATATTCGGATTGTGCTGATCCATCGGCTCCTCTGGTACCCAGGATAGACCGAATGCCCAGGGGGAGGGTGTCTGGAGGAGTTTTTGCAACGCTTCTTCCGCTTTCTGGAAAGCTGCCAGGTCCACATCAGTTGCCAGGCGATAGTTTCGCCCTTGCCCTCTGCCCCGTGTTGTCACCACTGCCACCAGGCGATGACCCATCCGTCCGGCTTGCGCTTCCGCCTTCACGTATTTGTCCTTCGCTGCGCTGCCGCAGAGGAGACAGACGGCATTAGCACGCCGCACCGTGCCCTCTGATGGGTCAAAGTCGAGCTTACGGTCCTGTACCACGGTGAACTCCACCCGCTTTGCCTGGCGGTCTACGAGGGGCTTTAGCGCCACCCGCTTGTTGGCTTTGCGGGCCAGCCAGAATTGACGGAAGAGCTGGATTTCCGCGCCGCACGAGGGATTGGGACAGCGAATGGTGCGGGACCAGATGTAGGCGATTGGCGTCTCACTGTTGACCTTCGGATAAAACTCCGCCAGTTCCTTCCGCGCCTGCTCCAGCACCCATTCACCCCAGCGCTTCACTGCTTCCACAAGCTTGTGTCCATAGCGCTGAGGGTATTCGATCGTCGCCTTCAGGATG comes from Blastocatellia bacterium and encodes:
- a CDS encoding DUF1156 domain-containing protein, encoding MEQRFLIESALPIQYLSKEARREKAIRHGHISTLHVWWARRPLVVARAAVLGALLPESDDVTQEFITNLCKWGVHDGDSAGRYLLEQARALVRKRFPDSRPKVLDSFAGGGSIPLEALRLGCEAYAGEYNPVAYLILKATIEYPQRYGHKLVEAVKRWGEWVLEQARKELAEFYPKVNSETPIAYIWSRTIRCPNPSCGAEIQLFRQFWLARKANKRVALKPLVDRQAKRVEFTVVQDRKLDFDPSEGTVRRANAVCLLCGSAAKDKYVKAEAQAGRMGHRLVAVVTTRGRGQGRNYRLATDVDLAAFQKAEEALQKLLQTPSPWAFGLSWVPEEPMDQHNPNIVSGRGYGFQKWYELFNPRQLLALCTFGKWVRAAHQEILRETGDAEFAKAVGTYLGLAMGNVENYNGLLSGWDNRAETMWNTFSGHNLHMQWSYAEANTVAGASGSWQASLERIMTVCQRESHTPEIGSAHLGSATSLTFAADTFDAVVIDPPYADNVPYADLSDFFYVWLRRAVGDLYPEAFQTELTPKDEEAVVNPARFGGGKRGEQIAEAHYRRLMQQSFK